In one Actinomyces trachealis genomic region, the following are encoded:
- the guaB gene encoding IMP dehydrogenase: protein MSDAITNPDLYAPTGLTYDDVLLLPRLTDVIPSEVDTTSRLTKRITLKVPLLSAAMDTVTESEMAIAMARQGGIGILHRNLSIEEQAQQVRRVKRSESGMVSDPVTVGPQATIAQLDELCGHYKVSGLPVVDESGNLVGIITNRDLRFVPPEQWSTMTVRECMTPRERLVTGKVGISREDAKALLAQHRVEKLPIIDDAGHLTGLITVKDFVKTEQYPNATKDSQGRLVVGAAVGYWGDTWERAGALAEAGVDVIVVDTANGGAKLALEMISRIKNDPAFREIEVIGGNVATREGAQALIDAGVDAVKVGVGPGSICTTRVVAGVGVPQVTAVYEAARACTPAGVPLIADGGLQYSGDIAKALVAGASTVMLGSLLAGCTESPGDLVFVNGKQWKRYRGMGSLGAMSSRGRKSYSKDRYFQADVSSDSKIVPEGIEGQVPFSGTLGDVVYQLIGGLHQSMFYVGARTIGELKANGQFVRITAAGLKESHPHDVQMTVEAPNYSGRG, encoded by the coding sequence GTGAGCGACGCGATCACCAACCCAGACCTGTACGCCCCCACCGGACTGACCTACGACGACGTGCTCCTGCTGCCCAGGCTCACGGACGTGATCCCCTCCGAGGTGGACACCACCTCCCGCCTGACCAAGCGCATCACGCTCAAGGTGCCGCTGCTGTCTGCTGCCATGGACACCGTCACGGAGTCAGAGATGGCGATCGCCATGGCCCGGCAGGGAGGCATTGGCATCCTGCACCGCAACCTTTCCATCGAGGAGCAGGCCCAGCAGGTCCGCCGCGTTAAACGCTCCGAGTCTGGCATGGTCTCTGACCCGGTCACCGTGGGCCCACAGGCCACCATCGCCCAGCTAGACGAGCTGTGCGGTCATTACAAGGTCTCGGGCCTGCCCGTCGTGGACGAATCCGGCAACCTGGTGGGCATCATCACCAACCGGGACCTGCGCTTTGTGCCACCGGAGCAGTGGTCCACCATGACGGTGCGCGAGTGCATGACCCCGCGTGAACGCCTAGTCACTGGCAAGGTGGGTATCTCGCGCGAAGACGCCAAAGCACTTCTGGCTCAGCACCGCGTGGAAAAGCTCCCCATCATTGACGACGCTGGCCACCTGACCGGCCTGATTACCGTCAAGGACTTCGTCAAAACAGAGCAGTACCCCAACGCTACCAAGGACTCCCAGGGGCGCCTGGTGGTCGGTGCCGCCGTCGGCTACTGGGGTGACACCTGGGAGCGGGCCGGGGCGCTGGCTGAGGCGGGCGTGGACGTGATCGTGGTGGACACCGCCAACGGTGGTGCCAAGCTGGCCTTGGAGATGATCTCCCGCATCAAGAATGACCCGGCCTTTAGGGAGATCGAGGTTATTGGTGGCAATGTGGCCACCCGTGAAGGCGCGCAGGCGCTCATTGACGCGGGGGTTGACGCCGTGAAGGTGGGTGTGGGCCCCGGCTCCATCTGCACCACCCGCGTGGTTGCTGGTGTGGGCGTACCGCAGGTGACCGCCGTCTACGAGGCCGCCCGCGCCTGCACCCCCGCCGGGGTGCCCCTCATCGCCGACGGCGGCCTGCAGTACTCCGGGGATATCGCTAAGGCCCTGGTGGCTGGTGCCAGCACGGTGATGCTAGGCTCCCTGCTGGCTGGCTGCACCGAGTCTCCTGGGGACCTGGTGTTCGTCAACGGCAAGCAGTGGAAGCGCTACCGCGGCATGGGGTCGCTGGGCGCCATGAGTTCGCGTGGCCGCAAGTCTTACTCCAAGGACCGCTACTTCCAGGCGGACGTGTCCAGCGACTCCAAGATCGTCCCCGAGGGCATCGAGGGGCAAGTCCCCTTCTCCGGCACGCTGGGGGATGTGGTCTACCAGCTCATCGGCGGCCTGCACCAGTCGATGTTCTACGTGGGGGCACGCACCATCGGTGAGCTCAAGGCCAACGGCCAGTTCGTGCGCATCACGGCGGCGGGCCTCAAGGAGTCCCACCCGCATGACGTGCAGATGACTGTGGAGGCCCCCAACTACTCGGGTCGCGGATGA
- a CDS encoding fumarate reductase/succinate dehydrogenase flavoprotein subunit: protein MTDLIEGLYKLGDKVADTKAPHDVPIARRWEQRKFNAKLVNPSNRRKLDVIVVGSGLAGGAAAASLGEQGYNVKCFFYQDSARRAHSIAAQGGINAAKNYRNDGDSVYRLFYDTVKGGDYRAREDNVYRLAEVSANIIDQCVAQGVPFARDYGGMLDNRSFGGVQVSRTFYARGQTGQQLLIGAYQALERQVAAGTVQEFRRHEMVELILVDGRARGIIARDMVTGELETHLADAVVLCTGGYGNVFFLSTNAMGCNGTAVWRAHRKGAYFANPCYTQIHPTCIPQSGDFQSKLTLMSESLRNDGRIWVPKKAEDCEKDPRQIPEEDRDYYLERIYPAFGNLVPRDIASRQAKNMCDEGRGVGPAIKERDADGNERMMRRGVYLDFSEAIGRLGKDAVSARYGNLFEMYQRITGDDPYEVPMRIYPAVHYTMGGLWVDYDLESNVPGLYVGGEANFSDHGANRLGASALMQGLADGYFVLPDTLNDYLADMLRLGKVDPNAPEIAQAKAAVQDRINRLMALRGTRSVDDFHMALGRIMWEYCGMERRDSGLRKAIKMIRELKAEFWRDGRVTGEPMELNQSLEKAGRLLDFFELAELMCIDALHRRESCGGHFRAESQTPEGEALRHDDEFLYVAAWEWGGEDQPPILHKEDLIYNDIELKQRSYK from the coding sequence ATGACTGATCTCATCGAAGGCCTCTACAAGCTGGGCGACAAAGTCGCTGACACCAAAGCCCCCCACGACGTCCCCATCGCCCGCCGTTGGGAGCAGCGCAAGTTCAACGCCAAGCTGGTCAACCCCTCCAACCGGCGCAAGCTTGACGTGATCGTCGTCGGCTCCGGCCTGGCTGGTGGCGCTGCTGCCGCCTCGCTGGGTGAGCAGGGCTACAACGTGAAGTGTTTCTTCTACCAGGACTCCGCGCGCCGCGCCCACTCCATCGCCGCGCAGGGCGGTATCAACGCTGCGAAGAATTACCGCAACGACGGCGACTCCGTCTACCGGCTCTTCTACGACACGGTCAAGGGCGGTGACTACCGTGCCCGTGAGGACAATGTCTACCGCCTAGCCGAGGTCAGTGCGAACATCATCGACCAGTGCGTGGCCCAGGGCGTGCCCTTCGCCCGCGACTACGGCGGCATGCTTGACAACCGCTCCTTTGGTGGCGTGCAGGTCTCTCGTACCTTCTACGCCCGCGGCCAGACCGGCCAGCAGCTCCTCATCGGTGCCTACCAGGCCTTGGAACGCCAGGTGGCCGCTGGCACCGTCCAGGAATTCCGCCGCCACGAGATGGTGGAGCTGATCCTTGTGGACGGCCGCGCCCGCGGCATCATCGCCCGTGACATGGTCACCGGTGAGTTGGAAACCCACCTGGCTGACGCCGTCGTCCTGTGCACCGGTGGTTACGGCAACGTCTTCTTCCTGTCCACCAACGCCATGGGCTGCAACGGCACCGCCGTCTGGCGTGCGCACCGCAAGGGCGCGTACTTCGCTAACCCCTGCTACACACAGATCCACCCGACCTGCATCCCGCAGTCCGGTGACTTCCAGTCCAAGCTCACCTTGATGAGTGAATCCCTGCGTAATGACGGCCGCATCTGGGTGCCTAAGAAGGCGGAGGACTGCGAGAAGGACCCGCGCCAGATCCCTGAGGAGGACCGCGACTACTACCTGGAGCGCATCTACCCGGCCTTCGGTAACCTGGTCCCCCGCGACATCGCCTCCCGCCAGGCCAAGAACATGTGCGATGAGGGACGCGGCGTCGGCCCCGCCATCAAGGAGCGGGATGCGGACGGCAACGAGCGCATGATGCGCCGGGGCGTCTACCTGGACTTCTCTGAAGCTATCGGACGCCTGGGCAAGGACGCCGTCTCCGCCCGCTACGGCAACCTGTTCGAGATGTACCAGCGCATCACCGGCGACGACCCCTACGAGGTTCCGATGCGTATCTACCCCGCCGTCCACTACACCATGGGTGGCCTATGGGTTGACTATGACCTGGAGTCCAACGTCCCGGGCCTGTACGTGGGCGGCGAGGCGAACTTCTCCGATCACGGCGCCAACCGCCTGGGTGCCTCCGCCCTCATGCAGGGCCTGGCTGACGGCTACTTCGTGCTGCCGGACACGCTTAACGACTACCTGGCTGACATGCTGCGCCTGGGCAAGGTAGACCCCAACGCCCCCGAGATTGCGCAGGCCAAGGCTGCGGTGCAGGACCGCATCAACCGCCTCATGGCGCTACGCGGCACCCGCTCCGTGGACGACTTCCACATGGCCTTGGGGCGCATCATGTGGGAGTACTGCGGCATGGAGCGCCGCGACTCGGGCCTACGCAAGGCGATCAAGATGATCCGCGAGCTCAAGGCCGAGTTCTGGCGTGACGGCCGGGTCACCGGTGAGCCGATGGAGCTTAACCAGTCCCTGGAGAAGGCGGGCCGTCTACTCGACTTCTTCGAGCTGGCTGAACTCATGTGCATTGACGCGCTGCACCGCCGCGAGTCCTGTGGCGGGCACTTCCGCGCCGAGTCCCAGACCCCCGAGGGTGAGGCCTTGCGTCACGACGACGAGTTCCTCTACGTCGCGGCCTGGGAGTGGGGCGGCGAGGACCAGCCCCCAATCCTCCACAAGGAGGACCTCATCTACAACGACATCGAGCTCAAGCAGCGGAGTTACAAGTGA
- a CDS encoding TetR/AcrR family transcriptional regulator — protein MARKDRKTGTRHSLTRAELVDTALLLGLTDFTLVGVAGKLGVAASSLYRVIASRDDLLRACLERIAMDSLADFDALTGPWEEGSQRFGQLMWQLLDETPGLAQVLMSKPWAYQAFAPAIASSSAALEAGGLPAEKAMVMVDFIADTVISTHVQVEIMREAAAAEAAAKPVPVVETISPNPEDNSQHWTELGWLQRKIGIIIDGVATRVPRSADTAESAYSASSRSASSASAYSAGSTHSGASGLSADTAHSAHSARSGGTSPSAPTP, from the coding sequence ATGGCGCGAAAAGACCGTAAGACGGGCACTCGGCACAGCCTTACGCGGGCTGAGCTCGTGGACACTGCGCTGCTACTGGGCCTGACGGACTTCACCCTGGTGGGCGTGGCTGGGAAGCTCGGGGTGGCGGCCTCCTCCCTGTACCGGGTAATTGCTTCCCGCGATGACCTCCTACGCGCTTGCTTGGAGCGGATCGCCATGGACTCCCTGGCGGATTTTGACGCCCTGACTGGCCCTTGGGAAGAGGGCTCTCAGCGCTTCGGCCAGCTCATGTGGCAGTTACTGGATGAGACTCCTGGCCTGGCCCAAGTACTTATGTCCAAGCCGTGGGCCTACCAGGCCTTCGCGCCTGCGATCGCCTCATCAAGTGCCGCCTTGGAGGCTGGTGGCCTGCCTGCGGAAAAGGCCATGGTGATGGTGGATTTCATTGCGGACACGGTGATATCCACGCATGTGCAAGTGGAGATTATGCGGGAGGCGGCCGCTGCGGAGGCAGCTGCGAAACCTGTGCCTGTGGTTGAGACGATATCCCCGAACCCGGAGGACAACAGTCAGCACTGGACTGAGCTTGGCTGGCTGCAGCGCAAGATCGGCATCATTATCGACGGCGTAGCCACGCGAGTGCCCCGCTCGGCTGACACCGCTGAGAGTGCTTACAGTGCCTCGTCCCGCAGCGCCAGTTCTGCCAGCGCCTACAGCGCGGGCAGCACACACAGTGGTGCTAGCGGTCTAAGCGCCGACACGGCCCATAGCGCACATAGTGCTCGCAGTGGCGGCACCTCCCCCAGCGCCCCCACGCCTTAA
- the tsaD gene encoding tRNA (adenosine(37)-N6)-threonylcarbamoyltransferase complex transferase subunit TsaD, which produces MSEALILGIESTCDETGVALVRGGELLGDTVATSMDEYARFGGIIPEIASRAHLQSFLPTLDSALAKAGVTLEQVDAISVCAGPGLIGSLTVGITAAKTLAVSLGKPLYGVNHVIGHLAVDALVDGPLPERFIGLIVSGGHSNILSVGDIARDVVELGGTLDDAAGEAFDKVGRLLNLPYPGGPHVDCLSQAGDRKAIRFPRGLAAGKDKERHKYDFSFSGLKTAVARYIESMQDAGKEVPAADVCAAFSEAVNDSLTAKAVRACQDTGCDTLVVGGGFSANSRLRTLAAERCAAAGITLRLPPLCYCTDNGAQIAAMGAAAVRSGVEPSPLDFAPDSGMPLDVPVIH; this is translated from the coding sequence GTGAGCGAAGCACTGATCCTCGGCATCGAGTCCACCTGCGATGAGACCGGCGTGGCCCTGGTGCGCGGAGGCGAACTGCTGGGGGACACTGTGGCCACCTCCATGGACGAGTACGCCCGCTTTGGCGGCATCATCCCGGAGATCGCTTCCCGCGCGCACCTGCAGTCCTTCCTGCCCACCCTCGACTCCGCCCTAGCGAAGGCTGGAGTAACCCTGGAACAGGTGGATGCCATCTCCGTGTGCGCTGGCCCAGGCCTGATCGGCTCCCTGACCGTCGGCATCACCGCCGCCAAAACCCTGGCCGTATCACTCGGCAAGCCCCTCTACGGCGTCAACCACGTGATCGGCCACCTAGCCGTCGATGCCCTGGTGGATGGCCCCCTGCCTGAGCGCTTCATCGGATTGATCGTCTCCGGCGGGCACTCCAACATCCTGTCCGTAGGTGACATAGCCCGCGACGTCGTGGAGCTGGGTGGCACCCTGGACGACGCCGCCGGGGAGGCCTTTGACAAGGTGGGCCGCCTGCTGAATCTGCCCTACCCCGGTGGCCCCCATGTGGATTGCCTCTCCCAGGCGGGGGACCGCAAAGCCATCCGCTTCCCCCGCGGGCTGGCCGCTGGTAAGGACAAGGAACGGCACAAATACGACTTCTCCTTCTCTGGCCTAAAAACCGCCGTGGCCCGCTACATCGAGTCCATGCAGGACGCGGGCAAAGAAGTGCCCGCCGCAGACGTCTGCGCCGCCTTCTCCGAAGCAGTCAACGACTCACTGACCGCCAAAGCTGTGCGCGCCTGCCAGGACACCGGCTGCGACACCCTGGTGGTGGGCGGCGGCTTTTCCGCCAACTCCCGCCTGCGCACCCTGGCCGCTGAACGCTGCGCGGCCGCCGGAATCACCCTGCGCCTGCCCCCGCTGTGCTACTGCACGGACAACGGCGCCCAGATCGCCGCCATGGGCGCCGCTGCGGTGCGTTCAGGCGTGGAGCCCAGCCCCTTGGACTTTGCCCCGGACTCTGGGATGCCTCTGGATGTGCCCGTGATCCACTGA
- a CDS encoding SanA/YdcF family protein — protein sequence MTTSSAPPCSCGPRRAARAVGVVLLVGVLVLTGVNLWAFVGSAGRVSVLGAADDTRTAPVAIVLGAGVRPDGSPSPWLSYRLDAAAQLYREGRVDAILVSGDNREANYDEPTAMSRYLQKIGVPKQAIALDYAGFDTRATCIRAKQVFGIDSALLVTQDFHEGRAVTLCRHAGVDAYGVADTRAHVNRGRWVRSWLRERLALVKAAYEELRGEPPLLGPYEVSVEEAVAWTRTQRG from the coding sequence GTGACCACTAGCTCTGCCCCGCCCTGCTCCTGCGGTCCGCGACGGGCCGCCAGGGCTGTGGGGGTTGTGCTGCTGGTTGGGGTGCTGGTGCTGACCGGCGTGAATCTCTGGGCTTTCGTGGGGTCGGCTGGGCGCGTAAGCGTGCTCGGGGCTGCTGATGACACGCGCACGGCACCCGTGGCAATCGTGCTGGGGGCTGGAGTGAGGCCGGACGGCTCACCCTCGCCGTGGCTGTCTTACCGTCTGGACGCTGCCGCCCAGCTGTACCGGGAGGGGCGGGTGGACGCGATCCTCGTCTCTGGGGACAACCGGGAGGCCAACTACGACGAGCCCACCGCCATGTCCCGCTACCTGCAAAAGATTGGGGTGCCCAAGCAGGCCATCGCGCTGGACTACGCCGGCTTTGATACCCGCGCCACCTGTATCCGCGCCAAGCAGGTCTTTGGGATTGACTCGGCGCTGCTGGTTACACAGGACTTTCATGAGGGGCGGGCCGTCACCCTCTGCCGCCACGCTGGAGTCGATGCATACGGCGTCGCCGACACTCGGGCGCATGTAAACCGTGGCCGGTGGGTGCGGTCCTGGCTGCGTGAACGGCTGGCCTTGGTGAAGGCCGCCTACGAGGAGTTGCGCGGTGAGCCGCCGCTGCTCGGACCATATGAAGTCAGTGTGGAGGAGGCTGTGGCCTGGACCCGGACACAGCGCGGCTGA
- the groES gene encoding co-chaperone GroES, protein MSVSIKPLEDRVVVQTVEAEQTTASGLVIPGTAQEKPQEGKVVAVGPGRVDDNGNRVPVDVAEGDLVIYSKYGGTEVKYLGEEYLILSARDILAVVTK, encoded by the coding sequence GTGTCGGTCTCCATCAAGCCGCTCGAGGACCGCGTCGTCGTCCAGACGGTCGAGGCAGAGCAGACCACCGCGTCCGGTCTCGTCATCCCGGGCACCGCCCAGGAGAAGCCCCAGGAGGGCAAGGTCGTGGCCGTGGGCCCCGGCCGCGTTGACGACAACGGCAACCGCGTCCCGGTGGACGTCGCCGAGGGTGACCTGGTCATCTACTCGAAGTACGGCGGCACCGAGGTCAAGTACCTGGGTGAGGAGTACCTCATCCTGTCGGCGCGCGACATCCTCGCCGTCGTCACCAAGTGA
- a CDS encoding sensor histidine kinase, whose translation MTSLPVGDAGVPSDAGASDGPQCPAAPARPLPANYLRTDAITAALLALLGALMSWLSLTGEAGFFKQEMHLQVLGSVLLAVPLIWRRRWPLSVGLIHALAYGVLSYLTGFEPNTSQVLLFMSFFSIGAWSVQREWATRVRVIICVGMGVWLVTVGVWLYFEAVGSTEAFAVRSLLAVLAYRLFINVAFFTGAWYFGNREWARAVALAELEHAYADIHELRAELVDAAVGQERLRIARELHDVVAHHVTTMSVQAAAARRLLERSPQAHEPHQAVDSLKQIESAARQAVAELRTLVLTLRSDGQEGTPPTVDDIPDLVEQSRQAGTRTSFEQIGGAVQVSPVIGLVLYRVAQEGLTNAAKHAGPGANVAVRLRVRPDLVELEVSDDGYGGPSPLPGTGTGLVGMRERVVAVGGTLEAGAKPRGGFRVRARIPVRESQTPMGAVA comes from the coding sequence ATGACCTCCCTGCCGGTGGGCGACGCCGGGGTCCCGAGCGACGCCGGGGCCTCGGACGGGCCGCAGTGCCCTGCTGCCCCTGCCCGTCCACTGCCCGCCAACTACCTGCGCACCGACGCGATTACCGCCGCCCTGCTGGCGTTGCTCGGTGCCCTGATGTCCTGGCTGTCCCTCACGGGCGAGGCGGGCTTCTTTAAGCAGGAGATGCACCTGCAGGTGCTGGGCAGCGTGCTGCTGGCGGTGCCGCTCATCTGGCGTCGGCGGTGGCCGCTGAGCGTCGGGCTGATCCACGCACTCGCCTACGGGGTGCTCAGCTACCTCACAGGATTCGAACCCAACACCTCTCAGGTGCTGCTGTTCATGTCCTTCTTCTCCATCGGCGCCTGGTCTGTGCAGCGTGAGTGGGCCACGCGCGTGCGCGTGATCATCTGCGTGGGCATGGGGGTGTGGCTGGTCACCGTCGGCGTCTGGCTGTACTTCGAGGCCGTGGGCTCGACGGAGGCCTTCGCCGTCCGCTCGCTCCTGGCGGTCTTGGCGTATCGGCTATTCATCAACGTCGCCTTCTTCACCGGGGCCTGGTACTTCGGCAACCGGGAGTGGGCGCGGGCCGTGGCGCTCGCCGAGCTCGAGCACGCCTACGCGGACATCCACGAGCTGCGCGCCGAGCTCGTGGACGCCGCCGTCGGGCAGGAGCGACTGCGCATCGCCCGCGAGTTGCACGACGTCGTCGCCCACCACGTCACCACCATGTCCGTCCAGGCCGCAGCGGCCAGACGTCTGCTGGAGCGCAGCCCCCAGGCGCATGAGCCCCACCAGGCGGTCGACTCTCTCAAGCAGATCGAGTCCGCCGCCCGCCAAGCCGTGGCCGAGCTGCGCACCCTGGTGCTCACCCTGCGCAGCGACGGCCAGGAGGGGACACCGCCCACCGTCGACGACATCCCGGACCTAGTGGAGCAGTCCCGCCAGGCCGGAACCCGGACCAGCTTCGAGCAGATCGGCGGTGCGGTGCAGGTCAGTCCCGTCATCGGGCTGGTCCTCTACCGGGTGGCGCAGGAGGGCCTGACCAACGCGGCCAAGCACGCGGGCCCCGGGGCGAATGTGGCGGTGCGCCTGCGGGTGCGTCCCGACCTCGTGGAGCTGGAGGTCTCCGACGACGGCTACGGTGGTCCCAGCCCTCTGCCCGGCACCGGCACGGGCCTGGTCGGCATGCGCGAGCGGGTCGTCGCTGTCGGCGGCACCCTGGAGGCGGGCGCCAAGCCCCGCGGCGGCTTCCGTGTGCGCGCCCGGATCCCGGTGAGAGAATCCCAGACCCCGATGGGAGCGGTCGCATGA
- a CDS encoding WhiB family transcriptional regulator — protein sequence MLESAQLPGPVADLWEWQVLGACRTADASMFFHPEGERGSARRNRDIQAKLLCATCPVIEQCREHALRVNEPYGVWGGMSEEDRRIALAEQSSDRYSRPTVAAAAESAA from the coding sequence ATGCTGGAGAGCGCCCAACTTCCTGGACCCGTGGCGGACCTCTGGGAGTGGCAGGTTCTCGGCGCCTGCCGGACTGCTGATGCCTCGATGTTCTTTCACCCCGAAGGCGAGCGCGGATCGGCCCGCCGCAACCGGGATATCCAAGCCAAGCTGCTCTGCGCCACCTGCCCCGTGATCGAGCAGTGCCGCGAACACGCACTACGCGTCAACGAGCCCTACGGCGTCTGGGGCGGCATGAGTGAGGAGGACCGTCGTATCGCCCTAGCCGAACAGTCCTCCGACCGCTACAGCCGCCCCACCGTGGCCGCCGCAGCCGAGTCCGCCGCCTAA
- a CDS encoding class I SAM-dependent methyltransferase has translation MDTTSLAPLLTPQGWALLASLPPYDEANALSLGESLRSQGHSPALVSAALTQQRLRARAASKFGPSASQMLFTPDGLEQATRLAVAAHHANRYLQANVRKVADLGCGIGGESIALAGLDLPVLAVERDEATAALATVNLMPFPHAEVVCADAFAVDLAAAGVDAVFADPARRRGGKRITDPKQWAPPLSQVLALREQVPAVGVKVAPGLNHGAFPADCHAQWVSVGGDVVEAGLWCGPLALEGPGRSALVLGAASAHVLRDPECTDPSATPTQAEPIASPTDLGEYLFEPDGAVIRAGLVSHLAQRTQAQPVGSKIAYLTGSAPLPEQLTPFLQAWRIREVLPLHLKSLKARVRQLGLGRLDIKKRGVEVAPEQLRASLRPAGGVSGPAETWVLTRVGTARKGLALVVEPV, from the coding sequence ATGGACACCACTTCCCTAGCACCCCTGCTCACGCCACAAGGCTGGGCGTTACTGGCTTCGCTGCCGCCCTATGACGAGGCCAACGCGCTCAGCCTGGGCGAGTCCCTACGCTCCCAAGGCCACTCCCCCGCGCTGGTCTCTGCGGCCCTGACCCAGCAACGGCTCCGGGCGCGCGCGGCAAGCAAGTTCGGGCCCTCCGCCTCCCAGATGCTCTTCACTCCTGACGGCCTGGAGCAGGCCACCCGGCTCGCCGTCGCAGCCCATCATGCCAACCGCTACCTGCAAGCAAACGTGAGAAAGGTTGCTGACCTGGGCTGTGGGATTGGTGGAGAATCCATCGCCCTGGCGGGCCTGGATCTGCCCGTGCTGGCGGTGGAACGAGATGAGGCTACTGCCGCCCTGGCCACCGTGAACCTCATGCCTTTCCCGCACGCTGAGGTGGTCTGCGCTGACGCCTTTGCGGTGGACCTGGCTGCGGCGGGCGTAGACGCGGTGTTCGCGGACCCCGCCAGGCGCCGAGGCGGCAAACGCATCACCGATCCAAAGCAGTGGGCACCACCCTTGTCCCAGGTGCTGGCCCTGCGCGAACAGGTGCCTGCGGTGGGTGTGAAGGTAGCTCCGGGCCTGAATCACGGAGCCTTCCCAGCAGACTGCCACGCCCAGTGGGTCAGTGTTGGGGGCGACGTCGTAGAGGCAGGCTTGTGGTGCGGTCCGCTAGCCCTTGAAGGGCCGGGGCGCAGTGCCCTAGTGCTGGGGGCCGCAAGCGCGCATGTGTTGCGCGACCCCGAATGCACCGATCCCTCGGCCACTCCCACGCAGGCGGAGCCGATCGCCTCCCCCACCGACTTGGGCGAGTACCTGTTCGAGCCTGACGGTGCCGTTATCCGTGCAGGCCTGGTGTCGCATCTGGCGCAGCGCACCCAGGCCCAGCCGGTGGGCAGCAAGATCGCCTACCTAACCGGCAGTGCACCGCTGCCTGAGCAGTTGACGCCGTTCCTACAGGCGTGGCGGATCCGCGAGGTGCTGCCACTGCACCTGAAGTCCCTCAAGGCGCGGGTCCGCCAGCTGGGCCTGGGGCGCTTGGATATAAAGAAGCGTGGCGTGGAGGTGGCGCCCGAGCAGTTGCGGGCAAGCTTGCGGCCGGCAGGTGGCGTTAGCGGGCCTGCTGAGACCTGGGTACTCACGCGCGTTGGCACCGCCCGCAAGGGCCTGGCACTGGTAGTTGAGCCCGTCTGA
- a CDS encoding succinate dehydrogenase/fumarate reductase iron-sulfur subunit, with the protein MNIKLKIWRQKNKNTKGHFEEYSMSGVEEHMSFLEVLDLLNEQLFQAGQEPVAFDSDCREGICGQCGVVINGQAHGPIRSTTCQLHMRHLAEDPSFKDGSTITIEPWRSTGFPVLRDLIVDRSALDRIVQAGGYISVNTGAAPDAHATPVQKDKADASFEAAACIGCGACVAACPNASAMLFTGAKVSHLGLLPQGQPERLNRVVNMLNQHDEEGFGACTNIGECAAVCPKSVPLEVIARLNRDLGHALWKGTVAHS; encoded by the coding sequence GTGAACATCAAGCTGAAGATCTGGCGCCAGAAGAACAAGAACACCAAGGGCCACTTCGAGGAGTACTCGATGTCCGGCGTTGAGGAGCACATGAGCTTCCTTGAAGTTCTGGACCTGCTCAACGAGCAGCTCTTCCAGGCAGGTCAGGAGCCGGTGGCATTCGACTCCGACTGCCGTGAGGGCATCTGCGGCCAGTGTGGTGTAGTCATCAACGGGCAGGCCCATGGGCCGATCCGCTCCACCACCTGCCAGCTGCACATGCGCCACCTGGCGGAGGACCCCTCCTTCAAGGATGGCTCCACGATCACGATCGAGCCTTGGCGCTCCACTGGCTTCCCGGTACTGCGTGACCTCATCGTGGACCGCTCCGCCCTGGACCGCATTGTTCAAGCCGGGGGGTACATCTCCGTTAACACGGGCGCTGCCCCGGACGCCCACGCAACCCCGGTGCAGAAAGACAAGGCCGACGCCTCCTTCGAGGCGGCAGCCTGTATCGGCTGTGGTGCCTGCGTGGCTGCCTGCCCGAACGCCTCCGCCATGCTGTTCACCGGCGCGAAGGTCTCGCACCTGGGCCTGCTGCCGCAGGGCCAGCCAGAACGGCTGAACCGTGTGGTTAACATGCTCAACCAGCACGATGAGGAGGGCTTCGGCGCTTGCACCAACATTGGTGAGTGCGCTGCCGTCTGCCCCAAGTCCGTGCCCTTGGAGGTTATCGCGCGCCTCAACCGCGACCTGGGCCACGCCCTGTGGAAGGGTACCGTGGCGCACTCCTGA